A portion of the Punica granatum isolate Tunisia-2019 chromosome 7, ASM765513v2, whole genome shotgun sequence genome contains these proteins:
- the LOC116215551 gene encoding cytochrome P450 71D9-like, protein MELKSSSLLLFTFLLLLIFRVLKRQQSRPNHLNRNLPSGPWKLPIIGSLHHMVGSLPHRALRNLATKYGPLMHLQFGEVSTIVVSSPELAKEVMKTHDVTFAYRPELLAPKILTYNCTDIAFSPYGEYWRQLRKICTLELLSAKRVHSFRWIREEEASKLTEQMVSSAGSPVNLTQHLFSMTYSIISRAAFGQKCSGQERFMEVIQETSVLARGFDISDIFPSCAFLHSISGTRRKLERLHLESDNIIENIITEHREAQGKMTPKGEASEDLIDVLLKFEKCDDQGFSLSTSNIKAVIFDVFSGGGETSATTVDWAMAEMIKKPRILEKAQAEVRRVFDRQGEVQEDCLTELKYLKLVIKEVLRLHPALALLLPRECGEQCEINGFEIPKKTRVIINAWAIGRDPEYWDEPEIFDPERFLNSLIDYKGNNYEYIPFGMGRRICPGINFGLTTVEYLLAMLLYHFDWKLPSGFKNEDVDMTELFGVSVRRKHDLYLIPLPYHP, encoded by the exons ATGGAGCTTAAATCCTCCTCTCTTCTCCTATTTACTTTCCTTCTACTCCTGATCTTTAGAGTTTTGAAGCGACAACAGTCCAGACCGAATCACTTGAACCGAAACCTTCCTTCTGGGCCATGGAAACTACCCATCATCGGGAGCCTGCACCATATGGTCGGGTCTCTGCCCCACCGGGCACTAAGAAATTTGGCAACAAAATATGGGCCATTGATGCATCTTCAGTTCGGGGAAGTTTCCACGATTGTAGTTTCTTCACCTGAGCTTGCCAAAGAGGTGATGAAAACGCATGATGTTACCTTTGCTTACAGGCCAGAGCTTCTTGCCCCGAAGATCCTGACATACAACTGCACAGACATTGCTTTCTCGCCTTACGGGGAGTACTGGAGGCAACTCCGAAAGATTTGCACGCTGGAGCTATTGAGTGCAAAAAGGGTCCATTCTTTCCGGTGGAtcagagaagaagaagcatcAAAGCTCACCGAACAGATGGTGTCAAGCGCAGGATCACCAGTCAATCTGACACAGCATTTATTCTCAATGACTTACAGCATTATATCAAGGGCAGCTTTTGGTCAGAAATGCAGCGGCCAGGAGAGGTTCATGGAAGTGATCCAGGAAACTAGTGTATTGGCACGGGGTTTTGATATCTCTGATATTTTTCCTTCATGTGCTTTCCTCCACTCCATCAGCGGGACCAGACGTAAACTCGAGAGGCTGCACCTAGAAAGTGACAATATAATTGAGAATATCATCACTGAGCATCGGGAGGCTCAAGGAAAGATGACCCCAAAAGGTGAAGCAAGTGAGGATCTCATCGATGTTCTTCTTAAATTCGAGAAGTGCGATGATCAGGGATTCTCCCTTAGCACGAGCAACATCAAAGCAGTGATCTTT GATGTTTTTTCTGGTGGGGGTGAGACATCTGCAACCACGGTAGATTGGGCCATGGCAGAGATGATAAAGAAGCCAAGGATCCTGGAAAAGGCACAAGCTGAGGTGAGGCGGGTTTTCGACAGACAAGGGGAAGTCCAAGAAGACTGTCTAACCGAGCTAAAGTACTTGAAATTGGTCATAAAAGAGGTACTAAGACTCCACCCAGCTCTGGCCTTGCTGCTTCCCAGAGAGTGTGGAGAGCAGTGCGAGATTAATGGATTCGAGATACCAAAGAAAACTCGAGTGATTATCAATGCGTGGGCAATAGGAAGAGATCCTGAGTATTGGGACGAACCTGAAATATTCGATCCAGAGAGATTCCTAAACAGCCTGATTGACTACAAGGGTAATAACTACGAATATATCCCATTTGGGATGGGAAGGAGGATCTGTCCAGGCATAAATTTTGGGCTCACGACTGTGGAGTATCTGCTTGCGATGCTTCTCTACCATTTTGACTGGAAACTCCCCAGTggatttaagaatgaagatgttGACATGACGGAGTTGTTTGGAGTGTCAGTGAGGAGGAAACATGATCTGTACTTAATCCCCCTTCCCTACCATCCTTAA
- the LOC116213989 gene encoding DNA-dependent metalloprotease WSS1 isoform X2 yields MNSVGDLNKVWEIKALKKPGEDEARKMLERIAKQVQPIMRNRKWRVKLLSEFCPKNGRLLGLNVNHGVNVKLRLRRPNREYEFYPYEQVLDTMLHELCHIIRGPHDATFYKLWDELRKECEQLISHGMSGSSEGFVLPGRRLGGLSRQPPLSALRRTAAAAAEKRVVLGSLLPSGPRRLGGDNNIMSALSPVQAAAMAAERRLQDNIWCGSGSCQEPEVIENSSDVLQDVQNVTESQGSPRDIGPSRQIADLVSRKRLHEPDAKLTVQSSKRKQLSNLVDLTQGASTSSPTIDCPSKFQNRRAESDNVLPAWSEDNSAAPASSTASQSSKDNPQELHQWECAVCTLLNPVSISESDYVRQNFTRYLKYFEM; encoded by the exons ATGAATAGTGTGGGGGATCTCAACAAGGTGTGGGAGATCAAGGCTTTGAAGAAGCCCGGAGAGGATGAAGCTAGGAAGATGCTCGAGAGGATCGCCAAACAGGTCCAGCCCATCATGCGCAATCGCAAATGGCGGGTCAAGCTCCTGAGCGAGTTCTG TCCGAAGAACGGacgtcttcttggcttgaatgTGAATCATGGAGTGAATGTGAAGCTGCGGCTCCGAAGGCCTAACCGCGAGTACGAGTTCTATCCTTATGAGCAGGTGCTTGACACGATGCTTCATGAGCTGTGCCATATCATCCGCGGTCCTCACGATGCCACATTTTACAAGCTCTGGGATGAACTTAGAAAG GAATGCGAGCAGTTGATTTCACATGGAATGTCGGGCTCCAGTGAGGGGTTTGTTCTCCCAGGAAGGCGCCTAGGTGGTCTCTCTCGTCAGCCTCCTCTTTCTGCACTACGCCGTACTGCAGCAGCAGCTGCTGAAAAGAGGGTAGTGTTGGGTTCTCTACTTCCCTCTGGACCCAGACGCCTCGGTGGTGATAATAACATCATGAGTGCACTCAGTCCTGTACAGGCTGCTGCAATGGCTGCAGAGAGGAGATTGCAGGATAATATTTGGTGTGGTTCTGGCTCCTGCCAAGAGCCTGAGGTTATAGAAAATAGTTCCGATGTCTTGCAAGATGTACAGAATGTGACGGAAAGCCAGGGTAGTCCAAGAGATATTGGCCCTAGCAGACAAATTGCAGACTTAGTATCTAGGAAAAGATTGCATGAACCAGATGCGAAATTGACTGTACAATCATCAAAGAGGAAGCAACTATCCAATTTGGTGGATTTGACCCAGGGTGCTTCAACATCATCGCCTACAATTGATTGCCCctccaaatttcaaaatagAAGAGCTGAGTCTGATAATGTTTTGCCTGCTTGGTCTGAAGATAATTCTGCTGCACCTGCCAGCTCCACTGCAAGCCAGAGCTCTAAAGATAATCCTCAGGAACTCCATCAGTGGGAGTGTGCAGTTTGCACTTtgttgaaccctgtgagtATTTCAGAATCAGATTATGTCAGACAGAATTTCACGAGAtatctaaaatattttg AAATGTAG
- the LOC116213990 gene encoding serine acetyltransferase 1, chloroplastic-like, with protein sequence MLHFPVKISFSVRAPARHETYSLHPLNARSSLHNLLRSRYEHPPPSSPPHPPVDPRKPASRNPPPMAACLHIHSTAPRTEPNVPPGSKFASFDRQPKHVNGGAKANPCDDEIWLKMREEAMSDASREPILSEYYQESILSHDSLEAALANRLSVKLGVPSIPSKTFFDVFHGVLAEDLEIMYAVRADLRVVLERDPACVSYAHCFLNFKGFLAIQSHRVAHRLWSQGRNVLAFLIQNRVSEVFAVDIHPGTRIGRGILLDHATGVVVGETAVIGNNVSILHNVTLGGTGNASGDRHPKIGDGVLIGAGTCILGNIRIGEGAKIGAGSVVLRDVPPRTTAVGNPARLVGGKENPVRLDKMPGLTMDHVSHISDWSDYVI encoded by the coding sequence ATGTTGCACTTTCCCGTTAAAATCTCGTTTTCCGTTAGAGCTCCGGCGAGGCATGAGACCTATTCTCTTCATCCTCTGAACGCCCGATCTTCTCTCCACAATCTTCTCCGTTCTCGATATGAACATCCTCCACCGTCTTCGCCTCCTCATCCTCCGGTGGACCCCCGGAAACCGGCTTCCAGGAATCCTCCCCCCATGGCTGCTTGCCTCCACATCCACAGCACCGCTCCTAGGACCGAGCCAAACGTCCCACCCGGCAGCAAGTTCGCCAGCTTCGACCGGCAGCCTAAGCACGTGAACGGTGGGGCGAAGGCCAATCCTTGCGACGACGAGATTTGGCTGAAGATGCGGGAGGAGGCAATGTCGGATGCGTCCCGGGAGCCGATTCTCTCGGAGTACTATCAGGAGTCGATCCTGTCGCACGACTCGCTCGAGGCAGCGCTGGCGAACCGCCTGTCGGTTAAGCTGGGCGTCCCGAGCATCCCGAGCAAGACGTTCTTCGACGTATTCCACGGCGTGCTCGCGGAGGATCTGGAGATCATGTACGCCGTAAGGGCGGATTTGAGGGTGGTTCTTGAGAGGGACCCGGCCTGCGTGAGCTATGCGCACTGTTTCCTGAACTTCAAGGGCTTCTTGGCAATCCAGTCCCACCGGGTGGCCCATAGGCTGTGGTCCCAGGGCAGGAACGTCCTGGCCTTCCTCATACAGAACCGGGTCTCCGAGGTCTTCGCGGTGGACATCCACCCGGGCACGAGGATTGGGAGGGGGATACTGCTCGACCACGCAACTGGAGTCGTGGTGGGAGAGACGGCCGTGATTGGGAACAACGTCTCGATCCTTCACAATGTGACGCTGGGAGGCACCGGGAATGCGTCCGGGGACCGGCATCCGAAGATCGGAGACGGGGTACTGATCGGGGCCGGGACCTGCATCCTGGGGAATATCAGGATTGGGGAGGGCGCCAAGATCGGGGCTGGGTCAGTTGTCCTGAGGGACGTGCCGCCGAGGACAACAGCAGTCGGGAACCCGGCGAGGCTGGTCGGAGGGAAGGAGAACCCAGTGAGGTTGGATAAGATGCCTGGCCTCACCATGGACCACGTCTCGCATATATCCGACTGGTCCGACTACGTTATATAG
- the LOC116213989 gene encoding uncharacterized protein LOC116213989 isoform X1 has product MNSVGDLNKVWEIKALKKPGEDEARKMLERIAKQVQPIMRNRKWRVKLLSEFCPKNGRLLGLNVNHGVNVKLRLRRPNREYEFYPYEQVLDTMLHELCHIIRGPHDATFYKLWDELRKECEQLISHGMSGSSEGFVLPGRRLGGLSRQPPLSALRRTAAAAAEKRVVLGSLLPSGPRRLGGDNNIMSALSPVQAAAMAAERRLQDNIWCGSGSCQEPEVIENSSDVLQDVQNVTESQGSPRDIGPSRQIADLVSRKRLHEPDAKLTVQSSKRKQLSNLVDLTQGASTSSPTIDCPSKFQNRRAESDNVLPAWSEDNSAAPASSTASQSSKDNPQELHQWECAVCTLLNPPLAPLCEICGSQRPMDNGAEFKFWSCKFCTLDNGVELDRCSACQQWRYSTGAPASAYPLHRGD; this is encoded by the exons ATGAATAGTGTGGGGGATCTCAACAAGGTGTGGGAGATCAAGGCTTTGAAGAAGCCCGGAGAGGATGAAGCTAGGAAGATGCTCGAGAGGATCGCCAAACAGGTCCAGCCCATCATGCGCAATCGCAAATGGCGGGTCAAGCTCCTGAGCGAGTTCTG TCCGAAGAACGGacgtcttcttggcttgaatgTGAATCATGGAGTGAATGTGAAGCTGCGGCTCCGAAGGCCTAACCGCGAGTACGAGTTCTATCCTTATGAGCAGGTGCTTGACACGATGCTTCATGAGCTGTGCCATATCATCCGCGGTCCTCACGATGCCACATTTTACAAGCTCTGGGATGAACTTAGAAAG GAATGCGAGCAGTTGATTTCACATGGAATGTCGGGCTCCAGTGAGGGGTTTGTTCTCCCAGGAAGGCGCCTAGGTGGTCTCTCTCGTCAGCCTCCTCTTTCTGCACTACGCCGTACTGCAGCAGCAGCTGCTGAAAAGAGGGTAGTGTTGGGTTCTCTACTTCCCTCTGGACCCAGACGCCTCGGTGGTGATAATAACATCATGAGTGCACTCAGTCCTGTACAGGCTGCTGCAATGGCTGCAGAGAGGAGATTGCAGGATAATATTTGGTGTGGTTCTGGCTCCTGCCAAGAGCCTGAGGTTATAGAAAATAGTTCCGATGTCTTGCAAGATGTACAGAATGTGACGGAAAGCCAGGGTAGTCCAAGAGATATTGGCCCTAGCAGACAAATTGCAGACTTAGTATCTAGGAAAAGATTGCATGAACCAGATGCGAAATTGACTGTACAATCATCAAAGAGGAAGCAACTATCCAATTTGGTGGATTTGACCCAGGGTGCTTCAACATCATCGCCTACAATTGATTGCCCctccaaatttcaaaatagAAGAGCTGAGTCTGATAATGTTTTGCCTGCTTGGTCTGAAGATAATTCTGCTGCACCTGCCAGCTCCACTGCAAGCCAGAGCTCTAAAGATAATCCTCAGGAACTCCATCAGTGGGAGTGTGCAGTTTGCACTTtgttgaaccct CCATTGGCTCCACTGTGCGAGATTTGTGGCTCCCAAAGACCCATGGATAACGGTGCCGAGTTCAAGTTCTGGTCCTGTAAATTCTGTACTTTGGACAATGGTGTGGAGTTAGATAGATGCTCAGCATGTCAGCAGTGGAGATATTCAACTGGAGCTCCAGCGTCGGCATACCCACTCCACCGGGGGGATTGA